In Thermocrinis sp., the DNA window CCATCCAACCATCCGGACCAGGTGATACCACTTCTGCAATTCCATCCCCTCTGTTTTTGTATACTTCTGGCACTCTATCGTAGCAAAGCTCACAGGATGTGCAGGTATCCGGGTCTACTTTAGTCTTCAAAGCCATACTTTAACCTCCTAAAAGTTTTGGATTGCATAAATTATATCACATTT includes these proteins:
- a CDS encoding ferredoxin; amino-acid sequence: MALKTKVDPDTCTSCELCYDRVPEVYKNRGDGIAEVVSPGPDGWMVVPSELEQEVKEVTDECPSGSIITEEA